From Topomyia yanbarensis strain Yona2022 chromosome 1, ASM3024719v1, whole genome shotgun sequence, one genomic window encodes:
- the LOC131677537 gene encoding probable cytochrome P450 6a14, translating into MSLLSLLLAGLAVVATAVYLYIRSRHRFWLNRKFPCARDPPPSFLFGHFKGAITSQHGAYINQQLYQEFKHRGERFGGYSFFAIPSVIVVDLELIKSILVRDFNVFHDRGIYNDPETDPLSGHLFMLEGAQWRSMRKKLTPTFTSGRMKSMFETIVSVAEEFRNYMINNYDRQPEMEMKDVLARFTTDVIGSCAFGLECNTLNNPDSDFLKYGRKVFDQDFSGLAKFVFASLFKNLARIFKVKLTDEGVEKFFIGLTRETVEYREKNNVQRNDFLNLLLQIKNKGELIDHPEEGADQADVGLTINELAAQCFVFFVAGFETSSTTMNFCMYELAMNPDIQEKLRSEIENAITANNGQITYDLVMGMQYLDNVVNETLRKYPPLEGLNRIPLVDYQIPDSKHVIPMNTMVIIPVYAVHHDADIYPDPERFDPDRFLPEAVQSRHPYSFIPFGEGPRICIGLRFGVMQTKIGLITLLRNFRFSPSSRTPARIAFDPKSFVLSPIGGNYLKVEKIAAC; encoded by the exons ATGTCTCTGTTAAGTTTGCTCCTAGCGGGGCTTGCGGTAGTGGCTACCGCCGTGTATCTCTACATCAGAAGTCGTCACCGGTTTTGGTTGAATCGAAAATTCCCCTGCGCTCGCGACCCACCGCCAAGTTTCCTGTTCGGTCATTTCAAGGGAGCAATTACAAGTCAGCACGGAGCCTACATCAATCAACAGCTCTATCAGGAATTCAAACACAGAGGCGAACGTTTCGGGGGTTATAGTTTTTTCGCGATTCCATCGGTAATCGTGGTCGATTTGGAACTAATCAAATCAATTCTGGTGAGGGATTTTAATGTCTTCCACGATCGAGGTATATACAACGATCCCGAAACGGATCCTCTCTCCGGACATCTATTCATGCTGGAGGGCgcgcagtggagatcgatgagAAAGAAGCTCACTCCGACCTTCACGTCCGGGCGCATGAAAAGTATGTTCGAAACAATTGTTAGCGTCGCGGAGGAATTCAGAAACTACATGATCAACAACTATGACCGGCAGCCGGAGATGGAAATGAAGGATGTTTTGGCGAGGTTTACCACTGACGTGATTGGAAGTTGTGCCTTTGGGTTAGAGTGTAACACATTAAATAATCCCGACTCGGACTTTTTAAAGTATGGCAGAAAAGTGTTCGATCAGGACTTTAGTGGACTTGCAAAATTTGTATTTGCATCACTGTTCAAAAATCTAGCGCGTATTTTTAAGGTAAAGCTAACCGACGAAGGAGTGGAGAAATTTTTCATCGGACTCACGCGAGAGACTGTTGAATATCGCGAGAAAAATAATGTACAGAGAAACGATTTTCTCAATTTGCTACTTCAAATTAAGAACAAAGGAGAGTTGATAGATCACCCGGAGGAAGGAGCGGATCAGGCTGACGTGGGTCTCACTATCAATGAATTGGCGGCACAGTGTTTTGTATTCTTTGTAGCTGGATTCGAGACGTCGTCGACGACTATGAACTTTTGCATGTATGAACTGGCGATGAATCCGGATATTCAGGAGAAATTAAGAAGTGAAATAGAAAATGCGATCACCGCCAATAACGGTCAAATCACGTATGATTTGGTGATGGGAATGCAGTATCTGGATAACGTTGTAAACG aaacgcTGAGAAAATATCCACCCCTCGAGGGTCTAAACCGGATACCGCTGGTCGACTATCAGATTCCCGATTCCAAGCACGTTATTCCAATGAACACAATGGTCATAATTCCGGTATATGCAGTGCATCACGATGCTGACATCTACCCCGATCCGGAACGGTTCGACCCCGATCGGTTCCTACCGGAGGCAGTACAGTCGCGTCATCCTTACAGTTTTATCCCGTTCGGAGAAGGACCGCGAATCTGTATCGGGCTTCGCTTTGGAGTGATGCAAACCAAAATCGGATTGATCACactgttgagaaattttaggTTTTCGCCTTCTTCGCGGACACCAGCAAGGATAGCGTTCGACCCGAAGTCGTTTGTGTTGTCGCCAATCGGTGGAAATTATCTTAAGGTGGAAAAGATTGCTGCTTGTTGA